In Deltaproteobacteria bacterium, the sequence CAGGTTGCTGATGTGGACCAGGCCATCCTGATGCACGCCCACGTCCACGAAGGCTCCGAAGCGGGTCACGTTGGTGACGATGCCCGGCAGGCGCATGCCTGGCTCCAGGTCGCCGATGGCGTGCACGTCGGCGAAACGAAAAATCTGGAAGGCCGGCCGAGGATCGCGGCCCGGTTTGTCCAGTTCGGCCAGGATGTCGCGCAGGGTCGGCAGACCGACCTCACCGTCCACGTAGCGATTGAGATCGATGCGCTCGCGGGCGGCCGGGTCCCGCAGCAAATCGGCCACGGCGCGGCCCGCGTCCTTGGCCATGCGTTCCACCAGCGCATAGCGTTCGGGATGAATGGCGCTGCCGTCCAGGGGATTTTTGCCGCCGTGAATACGCAGAAACCCGGCGCACTGCTCGAAGGCCTTGGGGCCCAGGCGCTTGACCTTGAGCAAGCC encodes:
- a CDS encoding S1 RNA-binding domain-containing protein; its protein translation is GLLKVKRLGPKAFEQCAGFLRIHGGKNPLDGSAIHPERYALVERMAKDAGRAVADLLRDPAARERIDLNRYVDGEVGLPTLRDILAELDKPGRDPRPAFQIFRFADVHAIGDLEPGMRLPGIVTNVTRFGAFVDVGVHQDGLVHISNLTDRFVRDPAEVVRVGQQVSVTVLEVDAARKRIGLSMRG